The genomic segment CGCTACCGACCACCGGCGTCACGACCGCGGACGATGCAAGTTCTGGCAGACCCCGCAATCCGAACCAGACGAACAGGCCCAGCGCGAGCATCGCCGCGAGCTTGAACACCGACTCGAACGCCATCGCCAGCACAAGGCCTCGGTTGTGCCCCGCGGCGCTCGCGCGGCGCGTGCCGAACAGCATCGTGAACAGCGCCATCGCCAGCGCGACGTAGAGCGCGCTGTCCTGCCACGGCGCGACTGCGCCGGCCTGCGCCTGCGGATGGCCGAGCAGCGTCGCGTAGCTCATCGCCACCGCTTTGAGCTGCAGTGCGATGTAGGGCACCAGACCCAGGGCGACGACCAGCGTGACCGTCGCCGCGAGCCAGGCATCGCGCCCGAGCCGCGAGGCGATCAGATCGGCCAGGGATGTCGCATTGCTGTCGCGCGCCAGCCGCACCAGACGCAGCAGCACCGGCCACGCCAGCAGATGGAACAGGATCGCGCCGAGAAACGTCGGCGGCAGTGGCCAGCCGTAACGCGCAGCCTGCGTGACCGTGCCGTAGAAGGTCCACGAGGTGCAGTGCACCGCGAGCGACAGCACGTAGATATGCCGCCAGCGCGCACCGAGCGCATCGGGGTGCCGCTCGCCATAGACCGCAGCGGCGAACATCGCGGCCAGCCACAGGCCGACCGCGGCGACGACGACGCCGACACTCAACATGCCGTGTTCCTGATGCGCGTTGTCGATGCCGCAATCACGGCGTGGCGTCCCCTCGATCCGCCGGCGAGCATAGCGCAGCGCGAGCCCTGGCCCGGACGCACGAAGGCCGCCCGCAGGCGGCCTCCGCTTCCATCAATCACGTCAGAACCGCGACGCGTCAGAAGTTGTAGCGCACCGACACATACCAGTTGCGCGGCCAGCCGTAGTACGCGGTCTGGATGTTGCCGACGCTGGCGAACTCCTGGCCTTCGACCTTGTAGGTCTTGTCGGTCAGGTTGCGCACACCGGCGCGCACCTGCCACACGTACTGCGGCGAATCCCACACGCCGTAGGCGCCGACCAGGGTGTAGGCGTCCTGGCTGAGGTTGACGCGGTTGTCGACCGACAGCCAGGTGTCGCTGCGATACGACACGTCGGCGCCGACGCTAACCTGACCGCCGTTGGCGAGCGGGAAGCCGTGCTGCAGGGCCACGCGCGCGGTCCATTCCGGCGAGAACGGCACGTGGTCGTGATTGACGTTCGGATCGAAGCCCGGATACGACGGGTCGAGACGGAAATCCTCGAAGGACTTGTACTGCGCGTCGAGATAACCGACCTGTGCGCTCAGCGTCGTGGTCTCACCCAGCAGCGCGCTGCCCTCGAACTCGATGCCCTTGATCTCGAGCTCCGCGGCGTTGAGCACGGGGAACGTGCCGACGTCCTGCGACACGCGGGCCTGGAAATCCTTGTACTCGCTCCAGAACGCCGCGACGCTGCCGCGCAGGCGGTTGTCGGACGAATTGCCCTTCACGCCCACTTCGTAGGTCCAGACGAACTCCGGATCGAAGTCCGGCGCCGCCGCGTCAGTGCGCGTATTGGCGCGGCCGTTGAAGCCGCCCGACTTGAAGCCGCGGTTCGCCGACACGTAGCCCATCAGATTGTCGGAGAACGCCTTCTGCAGGCTCACCGACGGCGTCCACGCGGTCCAGCTCTTCTTCGCGCTGAAGGCGACGGTCTCGTTGAGCGCGCTCAGCGGTGCACCCCAGAACGTGCTGGTGCTGCGGTCGTAGTCCTTGGTGTCGCTGGTCCAGCGCAGGCCGGCGGCGAGCTTCCAGGTCGGCACGAACTCCCAGTTCGCATGCGCGAACGCGGCGATGCTCTCGGTGCTCAGATCGTCGGCGATCGTGCGCAGGAACGGCACGCGCGTGCCGGCGAACGAGAACAGATCGTCGGCATAGGCTTCCTGGTAGGACGGCACGTCTTCCTTCATGTAGTACGCGCCGAACGTGGTCTGCAGGTTGCTCCCGTTGTCGTACTGCAGCTGGAATTCCTGGCTGAACTGGTTCTGGTCCAGCGCGACCAGCACGTCGCCGAGTTCGAACTCGGACGCGTCGATGTCGATGAAGGAATGCGTCTCCAACTCGCGGTACGAGGTGATGCTCTTGAACAGCAGCGCATCACTCAGATCCCACTCGGCCGCCAGCGATACGCCCGAATGCTTCAGCTCCTGACCCTGGTCGGGGCGGAACGAGGTGCGCGCGGTGAAATCGAACTCGCCGGTCGGTGCAGGCAGCAGCGTGACTGGACCGAGCACGAGATCGGTGCGGCGCAGTGGCGCGGTTGGCTGGCCAAGCGAGAGCGCGGCGTCCTGCTTCGTGTGATCGATCGACAGCGTCGCGCGGAAATCGTCGGTCGGCTGGAACGCGATCTTGGCGCGGAGCGCGCGCGTGTCGTCGTCGTTGTAGTGCTTGCCGCTGACGCGGTCGCGGATGAAGCCGTCGTGGTTGAGCCACGCGCCGGCGAAGCTCGCCGCCACGGTCTCGCTGAGCTTGCCGGAGACGTAGAAACGGCCTTCGGCACGGCCGTGGTCGCCGCCGGTCAGTTCGACCGCGCCACCGCTGTCGTCGAAGGGATTCTTGGTCGTGACCTTGATCGCGCCGCCGGTCGAGTTCTTGCCGTACAGCGTGCCCT from the Luteimonas fraxinea genome contains:
- a CDS encoding TonB-dependent receptor yields the protein MKRNTIRHTALSLAVGLGLSVPAVHAQQAAEPAPQTQTGSSATTLDAITVTARRRSESIQDVPVAVSAFGEEQLKDLQANNIDGLQGAVPNLNIVQGRGSANSVNAFIRGIGQPDALQTFDPGVGLYVDDVYYSRINGALFSLFDVQQVEVLRGPQGTLYGKNSTGGAIKVTTKNPFDDSGGAVELTGGDHGRAEGRFYVSGKLSETVAASFAGAWLNHDGFIRDRVSGKHYNDDDTRALRAKIAFQPTDDFRATLSIDHTKQDAALSLGQPTAPLRRTDLVLGPVTLLPAPTGEFDFTARTSFRPDQGQELKHSGVSLAAEWDLSDALLFKSITSYRELETHSFIDIDASEFELGDVLVALDQNQFSQEFQLQYDNGSNLQTTFGAYYMKEDVPSYQEAYADDLFSFAGTRVPFLRTIADDLSTESIAAFAHANWEFVPTWKLAAGLRWTSDTKDYDRSTSTFWGAPLSALNETVAFSAKKSWTAWTPSVSLQKAFSDNLMGYVSANRGFKSGGFNGRANTRTDAAAPDFDPEFVWTYEVGVKGNSSDNRLRGSVAAFWSEYKDFQARVSQDVGTFPVLNAAELEIKGIEFEGSALLGETTTLSAQVGYLDAQYKSFEDFRLDPSYPGFDPNVNHDHVPFSPEWTARVALQHGFPLANGGQVSVGADVSYRSDTWLSVDNRVNLSQDAYTLVGAYGVWDSPQYVWQVRAGVRNLTDKTYKVEGQEFASVGNIQTAYYGWPRNWYVSVRYNF